The genomic window AACGGTTCGCCCTTACTTTATATTCCTTTCGATTCTGCGGATGCGCTCAGAGGAGAAAATCTATGTGGGACGCTCGTGTTTAAATATTCTAATAGGTCAGCAACAATACATTTTCAAGCCGATCCCTGTTTGTCCCAACGTGCCTACTTATGCAAGAAGCCAAGaggtattttaattaaggcgtGTTCGTTTTAGTGTTACCTAAAACTGCttcttctttaattaatttttaacaGACGCTTCTCGACGCGACGGTGACGTTCGACTTGTCGGCGGCGTTTTGCCCACACGCGGACGTCTCGAGATATTTACAGCAGCTTATGGAGACGCGTCTGCATGAGTGATTACAGTGCCAGTCACACGGCAGTTGCTGCGTGTCGACAATTAGGTTACAGTGGTATGCTGGAAGTTAGCTTCCGTTTTGGAGAAGGCGACGATGCTTCTTTCGATATTGATTGTACGTCAAACGACGAGTCTCTTCGCAGTTGCGCTTTGAGCAATGCGACGTGCAATGAGCACATATTCGTTTCATGTCGGTCTGGTAGGGTCCAGCCTTTTGAATTGCGACTCGGCCGCAGCTCAGTTTTCTAGCAGAGGGATTATAGAAATTCGTTTTGGAGACGTGTGGAAACCGGTCTGCCAGTCATTTATCAACAATTATCTGTATCCTTTTTTTGAGACAACTTGTAGGCATTTAGGATACGGGGGAGTAAAAGAAAGTTCTTTTCGCAGAAGAAGATTTTCTAGTTGTTTTTCGATCAGATGCTTTAGAGATAATGattgtttctcttctgttCGCGAGACTAATGGTAACTTTGGTAACTTCAATTTTGCGATCACGTGCCAAGACCAAAAGTGGAACATACGATTGGTCAATAGTTTCGGTGGGACAAAGCCGGAAAGCGAAAGCAGAGTTGAAGTTTATTTTCAGAATGCGTGGAGCGTCGTATGTGACAGCGACTGGACTCTCAGCGATTCCATTGTTGTTTGTCGCGAGCTCGGATACGGGCAAGCGATCtcgagaaagcgacgagtTCCGGCAGTTGcaggcgaaagaaaaatattcacATATGGTAGCCGTTGCAAAGGAAACAAAACGGCGCTGAAAGATTGCAATCTGTCCTTGTCCACGATACAGCGCAATGATACGTGTCAGGAAGCCGTAGTCGTTTGCGAGGAGAGAGAAAGTACGCAAACGCAGATGTTTGAGACACTTCTATATCGTATTTTTAGATTGTCCTATCGGCTGGTTTCTCTATGCTGGCTATTGCTATACTCTGTCAAGATCTGCTCAAAACTTCGACTATACTACTTGGGAAAGGAGTGCACCTTATTGCGGTCACAGCCGCGTCAGCATTACCAGTTCTCACGAACATGCGTTTTTAATGACTCTTCTCGCCGACTTTGAGTCACGAGGCAAAGACATTGGCACTTACGTGTGGATTGGCATGGTAAAACGAGAAAGAGGTAATCAGTTCAGGTGGGCCAATGAGGACGTATTTAGGTACAATGAAACCGCATGAAGTGTATTAGCCAATATCCTTGTTCATGCAGCTACGCAATGTGGGCGAGAGGAGAACCGACGAGGTACGGCACGTGCGTTGCTATGAACTCTCGCACTGGCCACTGGAATATCGTCAGTTGCAAAAAGCGCAGGATAATGATATGCAAAGTCGCTCTTGGTAATTGGCCTTTGCCCCATAGCTTCTTTATCATTGTATTTTCAGCTGATTTTGACTACGGCGCTCGCCAAACAGACACAAAAAAAACCTCTAAGAAATCATGCCGAAAAGATGAAGAGCAGTTCAGGAAAGCCTGCTATTATGTGTCTAAGGAGGGGAAATTTGTGGCGTCGCAAGGACAAGCGCATCGGATTAATTGTCGGGATCGTGGCGCTGAACTAGCTTCATTGAGCAGCATTAGTGAACATTTCTTTATAGCAAAAGAGTCTTCGGGCCTCAAAGGGTCTACGTATTGGATTGGCTTGGTTTTCAATCGTACGTCGAGACAATTTACGTGGCTTCATGGCTTACCTGCCACTTTTACCAAATGGGCAAAATATGAGCCGGCGTACACGAATGGTGAGTGTGTTACGTTTGGATTTGACGGCCTTGACTTTGGTTGGTCTGTTGCAAATTGTTCTACGACGGCTGGATACATCTGTAAAAGTAAGCCTTAGACAATAAATAAGACACAGATCATCAGCTATTAGTATTTCAGGAGAGATAGGATACTCAGATGGAAGTGCAGAGGCTCCTCGGGAAATTCCTCGTGGTTGTGAGTGTTACGACATTTGACATATAGCGATCCGACTTATAGTGATTCTTTTAGATATTTACATGTGTCCTAGCAGTTGGACTATGCTTGAATCGCAGTCGTGCTATAGAAGAATTGTCACTTTGAAAACGTGGCATGAGTCGCTGGCCGGCTGCGAAGCGTTGAGCGGTGGAAAAGGCTCTCTTACTAGCATTCAATCAGTTCAAGAAATGATCCATCTTTCTAGTGTGCTTGGTAGGGATGAGGCATGGATTGGACTTAATGACATTGATAGTGAAGGCAAGTATAGTTGGACTGACGACTCTCCGTTCGTCTATGCCATGTGGGAACCATCAGAAAGCATAAAAAGCGAATTTGAGCGAAAGACGCAAGATTGTGTTGCAGCTACAATTAGCTCTTGGAATTCCTATAATTGTCTTGAGAAAAAGCCAAGTGTGTGTCTCATGCCAGCTATATTAGGTAAGTGattaaagaaaacgacactGTACTTTCGAAAACCTTGTGAATCTTTAGATTTTGATGAATGTTACAATAACTCCAATAACTGTGACGTAAACGCGGCGTGCGCAAATACTCTGTTTTCTTACTCGTGTACTTGCAATCCCGGATTTATAGGAAACGGAACTATGTGCGAAGGTGCATTATTCTCTCCTTGATTCTTGCCATTATACATTCTCTCTTACTTAATTGCTTCTAGATTATAGAGAGTGTTTGACTTGTGACAAGAACTACCAAGAGTGCATTAAAACAGATGGCTCCTACAAGTGCTTTTGTAAGAGTGGCTGGGAAGGCAACGGCAGTTACTGCACTGATATTAACGAGTGCAATTTGTGTAACAATTACGTATGCCATTCGCAAGCAAAGTGCACGAATTTGGCTGGTTCATTTCGCTGTACGTGTCTATCAGGCTGGAGTGGAAACGGAAGAATTTGCGAGGATATTAATGAATGTGACATTGAAGGAACGTGTCACCAATTCGCAAACTGTACAAATACGAACGGATCGCATATATGCACATGTGCAATTGGTTTCACGGGCAATGGTACCAACTGTACACAACTTGAAGAAGTTCCTAGTGAGTCTCCTTCGGAAAAATACTTAATCAACTCAAACATCAGTATGGTATTGCGGTAATCCTAACACATAATTAgtgattttttatatagattCGCAATCGGCGATCATCGCATTATCCGTcactttctcattttttgtctttattATTCTTGTCATAGTCCTTGTCGCTGTCTATGTTCGTCGCAAAAAACATCGCTCTTTGGTGACAGTCGTGGACGAATGGGAAATCAATCCCGGCAACGTCATGCTGCTTGAAAAGATTGGGGAAGGTTTTTTCGGGATCGTGCGCAAAGCATATCTTTATCGCACTGTAGCAAAGCCGCAGACGGTTCAAAGCGAAGTGGGGTGCGATTCCAGCAGTGATGAAAATAAAACAGTCGTTGCCTGTAAAATGCTAAAAGGTATCTTTCTTGCAATAGCGGCTACACGCGTACAGCGTGTTTTTAGGTAGATACAGTAATCCTTATATGTAGTCTGCATAAGCATTTCATTATATGAAACTGCTTTGGCTTAATTAGTTAACAATTGTAATGCATAGTTCTTACTCTGAAATTTTATAGATAGGTTTCTGCATCACGATGAGATAGACTTCTTGGAGGAAATCAAGCTCATGAAAAGAATCGGACGTCATCCACACATTGTTAGCCTGATGGCATGCGTAACGGCATCTCAGCCGCTTTGTCTGATTGTCGAATACTGCTGCCACGGTGATTTGCTtggttttcttcaaaagagaaGGCTCGACGTATGCTAAAATATTTAGAAATAAGAACCTTGATTTTACGTTacctttgttttttaggcgACGACTAAAGACGACTTGAAACTGCAGAGACTCAAAAAGGCACGTAATCTGCCTGTTTATGATGAGCCATGCAGATCTTATTTCTATATATCGGCCGTTCGTATAGGGTGCTATGCCCGCACTGTCGCACAACAGTCTTAGCGAAATCGAACAAGACGAGAATGaagagcagaaaaagaaTGTAGATGGCGATGACGATGAGCGTCAAACCAAGGATACGCATGAGAGCGAGAACGATTATGATACAGTCGCCGAGGACATTGAGGAAGAGGGTGAGGAAGAGGTCTTATTGGAATTGATGGCTACAGATCTTTTGTCTTTCGCTTGGCAAATTGCATCGGGAATGGTACGAATGCTAATCTCGCGATTTTCACGGCTTTCTTGCGGAATTGCAACTTGTAGGAATACCTTGCCGGGAAAAATCTcgttcatcgcgatttggctTGTCGCAACGTGCTTGTCAGCGAAAACAACCTTCTCAAAGTTTCCGACTTTGGACTAACAAAAGCCGTCTACGAGGACGGAGCATACAATCAAAAGACAGCGAGGCGGCTTCCGTTCCGTTGGATGTCCATTGAAGCCATTATACACCGTCTCTTCagcgagaaaagcgacgtgtaaGTTTTGTAAAATTCAAATACTTGAAAGTGAATTTTTAGATATGCGTTGTATTTTTAGATGGTCGTTTGGAGTTGTCTTGTGGGAAATAGTCACTTTAGGTATTTGTTTTGTTTATTATATTCTATATCTTAAAGCCAATTTCTTTACAGGCTGTTTTCCCTATCCGTGCATGGCAAGTAAGGATCTTCTGTTGCATTTGCGTAGTGGAAACCGCCTAGAATGTCCAGAAAACTGCTCCAAAGAACTGTGGGTCCAAAGTGGAGACCTGACAATGTCACGTGGTATTGCAAACGGCTCTTTTCTCAGGTACGAGCTGATGTCTGAGTGTTGGCGCAGTGAACCTGAAATGCGCCCGTCGTTTGAAAAGCTCTCCAAGCAGTTGGGCAAAATGCTGGAGGAAGAGGCACCTACTAAATACCTTAACCTTGATGTTATTTATATGTCTTCTTACGGCCACCTGAAGTTAACAAAGGGTAGAGGACAGTCAGGATCGGCGTCCTCAGAAAAAACTGACGACGTTTTGGCTGCGCTAGATAACACGCCTGGGGACGGGGCTGACGTCAGGCAGAGGCACGTTATGTGGAAAGAATGTTCCCCCTAGAAGTGCTTGCATGAATTTTTCCCAAGCTGCCAAATGGAAATGGAAATTGATGCAATTGTGTTATTATGTCCTGTTGTAGAATCTATAATTGAAAATCGCTgtgttgttgctgctgcttttgttgttgttgttgttgttgttgttgttgttgttgttgttgttgttgttgttgttgttgttgttgttgttgttgtagCTGCTTTTGTTCTTCTCATTCAAAAAGTCAGTGTGTTGGTGTGTGTGCATGATTGTACAGAGTCAATTCGTTTGCTATTTATATGTATGCAttccttttcaaatttaTAATTAATTCTGATAATTGTCGCTCTGCACTTCgaccacggattgtagagtcTGTACTCTACACAGTTCGTGATTCGACGAATTCACGCCTTTCTACGGCCTTTCAGTGCAATGATTGGAACGACATGAAAACTACTGAGTGTTATCTAATACATCTCTAGGGCCGTACAGACGAAAAAGAGCTCCAAAGGCGGTCATTGAATGTTGGACACGGGCTACGTTGACGATAAATACGGGTAACAGACTGAGGCCCCTTTCAAGAGAGAGAAGTGTCTCTCTAAAATTTAGTGACTTTAATGTGCCAGCGCGATCGTCGCTTGCTCTGTAGAAGCTCGAGCGAAGAATCGATCAAATCCAGCGAGATTGCCGTATGTCATCCCAGTGGCGTCCGATGATCGATCAGCACAGTCCTACAACAAATACTGTTTTTTACTGTTTTTTTCTGCGCTGAGGAACACGTCTAAAG from Oscarella lobularis chromosome 1, ooOscLobu1.1, whole genome shotgun sequence includes these protein-coding regions:
- the LOC136196631 gene encoding secretory phospholipase A2 receptor-like — translated: MLEVSFRFGEGDDASFDIDCTSNDESLRSCALSNATCNEHIFVSCRSGYGGVKESSFRRRRFSSCFSIRCFRDNDCFSSVRETNGNFGNFNFAITCQDQKWNIRLVNSFGGTKPESESRVEVYFQNAWSVVCDSDWTLSDSIVVCRELGYGQAISRKRRVPAVAGERKIFTYGSRCKGNKTALKDCNLSLSTIQRNDTCQEAVVVCEERENCPIGWFLYAGYCYTLSRSAQNFDYTTWERSAPYCGHSRVSITSSHEHAFLMTLLADFESRGKDIGTYVWIGMVKRERGNQFRWANEDVFSYAMWARGEPTRYGTCVAMNSRTGHWNIVSCKKRRIMICKVALADFDYGARQTDTKKTSKKSCRKDEEQFRKACYYVSKEGKFVASQGQAHRINCRDRGAELASLSSISEHFFIAKESSG
- the LOC136196727 gene encoding tyrosine-protein kinase receptor torso-like — translated: MLLEKIGEGFFGIVRKAYLYRTVAKPQTVQSEVGCDSSSDENKTVVACKMLKDRFLHHDEIDFLEEIKLMKRIGRHPHIVSLMACVTASQPLCLIVEYCCHGDLLGFLQKRRLDATTKDDLKLQRLKKGAMPALSHNSLSEIEQDENEEQKKNVDGDDDERQTKDTHESENDYDTVAEDIEEEGEEEVLLELMATDLLSFAWQIASGMVRMLISREYLAGKNLVHRDLACRNVLVSENNLLKVSDFGLTKAVYEDGAYNQKTARRLPFRWMSIEAIIHRLFSEKSDVWSFGVVLWEIVTLGCFPYPCMASKDLLLHLRSGNRLECPENCSKELYELMSECWRSEPEMRPSFEKLSKQLGKMLEEEAPTKYLNLDVIYMSSYGHLKLTKGRGQSGSASSEKTDDVLAALDNTPGDGADVRQRHVMWKECSP